From Granulicella sp. WH15, the proteins below share one genomic window:
- the aroA gene encoding 3-phosphoshikimate 1-carboxyvinyltransferase codes for MATQIVRPARTLQGSLLLPGDKSISHRYAMLAGLAEGTTRLSNFSTGADPHSSLACMAALGAKVEDKGTHIEVTGTGGQFHQPTVALDCGNSGSTMRMLSGLIAPHPHTFTLIGDHSLTLRPMERIRKPLSAMGAKMDLVEGHAPITIHGGPLKAIDFETPIPSAQVKTAVLFAGFQAEGTTSLAESIRTRDHSEHALRAFGATLTRKDDRLFIAGGQKLTAIEATVPGDLSSAAFFLCAALLFPDANLILDSLGMNPTRSALLDVVTLLGGKIRVLNVEEKHGELMGTIQVNTGAPVTKGQLEISGALTAQLIDELPVLAAIAPYTQHGILIRDAKELRVKESDRIDLVARNLRAMGATFTEHEDGLDIPGGQKLHGATIDSGSDHRIAMAFAIAALRAEGETEIDGAEAAGISFPEFFSHLKELCGN; via the coding sequence ATGGCAACCCAGATCGTCCGTCCCGCACGCACCCTGCAAGGCTCGCTGCTTCTTCCCGGCGACAAGTCCATCTCTCACCGCTACGCTATGCTCGCCGGCCTCGCCGAGGGCACCACGCGTCTCTCGAACTTCTCCACCGGAGCCGATCCGCACAGCTCGCTGGCCTGCATGGCCGCGCTGGGGGCTAAGGTCGAAGACAAGGGCACTCACATTGAAGTCACGGGCACCGGCGGGCAGTTCCATCAGCCGACCGTGGCGCTCGACTGCGGCAACTCCGGCTCGACGATGCGGATGCTCTCTGGCCTGATCGCGCCGCACCCGCACACCTTTACGCTGATCGGCGATCACTCGCTGACGCTGCGGCCGATGGAGCGGATTCGCAAGCCGCTCTCGGCGATGGGGGCGAAGATGGATCTGGTGGAGGGCCATGCGCCGATCACGATTCACGGTGGGCCTCTGAAGGCGATTGATTTTGAGACGCCGATCCCCAGCGCGCAGGTGAAGACGGCGGTTCTCTTCGCCGGATTTCAGGCTGAGGGAACGACCTCGCTGGCCGAGTCGATCCGGACGCGCGACCACTCCGAGCACGCGCTGCGGGCCTTTGGGGCCACGCTTACGCGTAAGGATGATCGGCTCTTTATCGCCGGGGGGCAGAAGCTCACGGCTATCGAGGCGACGGTTCCGGGGGATCTCTCTTCGGCTGCGTTTTTCCTGTGCGCGGCGCTGCTCTTTCCCGATGCAAACCTGATTCTGGACTCGCTAGGGATGAACCCGACGCGCTCGGCGCTGCTCGATGTGGTGACGCTGCTCGGCGGCAAGATCCGCGTGCTCAATGTGGAAGAGAAGCACGGCGAGCTGATGGGGACGATCCAGGTGAACACGGGTGCGCCTGTCACTAAGGGGCAGCTTGAGATATCGGGTGCGCTGACGGCTCAGTTGATCGATGAGCTGCCGGTGCTGGCTGCGATTGCTCCTTATACCCAGCATGGGATTTTGATTCGCGATGCGAAGGAGCTGCGGGTCAAGGAGTCGGACCGCATCGACTTGGTGGCGCGTAACCTGCGGGCTATGGGGGCGACCTTCACTGAGCATGAGGATGGTCTGGATATTCCCGGCGGGCAGAAGCTGCATGGGGCCACGATTGATTCGGGCTCCGATCACCGGATTGCGATGGCCTTTGCCATTGCTGCTCTGCGGGCTGAAGGGGAGACGGAGATTGACGGGGCTGAGGCTGCCGGGATCTCGTTTCCGGAGTTCTTCAGCCATCTCAAGGAGCTTTGCGGGAATTGA
- a CDS encoding DPP IV N-terminal domain-containing protein produces MAHFLPARYLRRTILLALVCTFVLHSPLSAQDGFKTETQSGNAERIRVAVANFKPGSADPANGSLKQTFDTTLFADLTNAGIFDIVSKSLAPNVTPGSPNEMSLGQWGAPPSAAAMVAFGALGVNGGRLAVNGYLFDVKNTQFPQVLAKQYAEDATEDNARQIAHRFADEIIFRLGGGVPGIAETKIYYVHGAVGDKEIWEMDYDGANQHAITHLGTISISPRVSPDNSRLAFSSLSKYGFQIKMYSLLLGRMVNFPSADGTNVSPAWAPNGKELAFSSSRTGDPEIWISDVNGALGRRVTSFKGPDASPVYNPRTGSQIAWISGRTGLPQLYVMDTDGSAIQRMTDGGYVSSPSWSPNGQFLAFAWNRKYGPGAPGGQDIYVMEIATKRWIQLTHDSGECDFPSWSPDGRHIVFSNDHKIWTMLADGTERHALTGPGADMPNWSWK; encoded by the coding sequence ATGGCTCACTTCCTCCCCGCCCGCTACCTTCGCAGAACGATTCTGCTTGCGCTCGTGTGCACCTTCGTCCTGCACTCCCCGCTGTCGGCGCAGGACGGCTTCAAGACCGAGACCCAGAGCGGCAACGCCGAGCGCATACGGGTTGCGGTCGCCAACTTCAAGCCCGGCTCTGCCGACCCGGCCAATGGGTCACTGAAGCAGACCTTCGACACCACGCTCTTCGCCGACCTGACCAACGCGGGCATCTTCGATATCGTCTCGAAGTCCCTGGCCCCGAATGTGACGCCGGGTTCGCCGAACGAGATGAGCCTGGGCCAGTGGGGCGCGCCGCCCTCGGCCGCGGCCATGGTGGCCTTCGGCGCTCTGGGCGTCAACGGCGGCAGGCTGGCAGTCAACGGCTACCTCTTCGACGTGAAGAACACGCAGTTCCCGCAGGTGCTGGCCAAGCAGTACGCCGAGGATGCTACCGAGGACAACGCCCGCCAGATCGCCCATCGCTTCGCCGACGAGATCATCTTCCGGCTGGGCGGCGGCGTCCCCGGCATCGCCGAGACGAAGATCTACTATGTCCACGGAGCGGTCGGCGACAAAGAGATCTGGGAGATGGACTACGACGGAGCGAACCAGCACGCCATCACTCACCTGGGCACCATCTCCATCTCGCCCCGCGTCTCTCCGGACAACTCCCGCCTGGCCTTCTCTTCCCTCTCTAAGTACGGCTTCCAGATCAAGATGTACTCGCTGCTGCTGGGTCGCATGGTCAACTTTCCCTCGGCGGACGGCACCAACGTCTCTCCGGCCTGGGCTCCGAACGGTAAGGAGCTGGCCTTCTCCTCCTCGCGCACGGGAGACCCGGAGATTTGGATCTCGGACGTAAACGGCGCGCTGGGACGGCGAGTGACCAGTTTCAAAGGTCCGGATGCCTCCCCGGTCTACAACCCGCGCACCGGCTCGCAGATCGCCTGGATCAGTGGTCGAACGGGCCTGCCTCAGCTTTACGTGATGGATACGGACGGCTCGGCCATCCAGCGCATGACCGACGGCGGATACGTATCGTCGCCCTCCTGGTCGCCCAACGGCCAGTTCCTCGCCTTCGCCTGGAATCGGAAGTACGGCCCGGGCGCACCGGGCGGGCAGGATATCTACGTCATGGAGATCGCCACCAAGCGCTGGATTCAGTTGACGCACGACAGCGGCGAGTGCGATTTCCCGTCGTGGTCGCCGGATGGACGGCACATCGTTTTCTCAAACGACCATAAGATCTGGACTATGCTGGCCGATGGGACAGAGCGGCACGCACTAACGGGCCCCGGGGCGGACATGCCAAACTGGAGTTGGAAGTAG
- a CDS encoding lipoprotein, whose product MRKTPIVLASAALLLTACSTKQKPSSENFLAALNAYLADHPDCLLDSSIRFPYETGDPLQIRQLDALVGAQILTAAREPIIHVTRYTMTDTGQRVGAHLCYGHRLATAIVSSTPPTQVDGFTETQVVYRYEMQEAPIWAKGTAVQAVYPKLAEALSGNATAKKALALTGVGWKVPD is encoded by the coding sequence ATGCGTAAAACCCCGATCGTTCTTGCCTCCGCCGCACTCCTCCTCACTGCCTGCAGCACCAAGCAGAAGCCCTCCTCGGAGAATTTTTTGGCGGCGCTGAACGCTTATCTTGCGGATCATCCCGACTGTCTCCTCGACTCTTCGATCAGGTTCCCTTATGAGACCGGCGACCCGCTCCAGATCAGGCAGCTCGATGCGCTGGTGGGGGCGCAGATCCTTACGGCGGCCCGGGAGCCGATCATCCATGTGACCCGCTACACCATGACCGATACCGGCCAGCGCGTGGGGGCGCATCTCTGTTATGGGCACCGCCTGGCTACCGCCATCGTCAGCTCGACGCCGCCCACGCAGGTCGATGGGTTCACCGAGACGCAGGTGGTCTATCGGTACGAGATGCAGGAGGCCCCCATCTGGGCCAAGGGGACCGCGGTGCAGGCCGTCTATCCCAAGTTGGCCGAGGCTCTAAGCGGCAACGCCACCGCCAAGAAGGCACTGGCCCTGACCGGCGTCGGCTGGAAGGTTCCTGACTGA
- the deoC gene encoding deoxyribose-phosphate aldolase, which produces MSSASPLAQDPTGYNAAVFAESALSSPAALAAVLDHTLLKPDATRDQVLALCAEAAEHRFACAMVNPTWVSTAVHALEGTGVPVGVVIGFPLGATLSSSKRDEAVRVLKLGAHDVDMVLNIGLLKSGEVADYEAVKQDIRGVVELAHAQGAIVKVILETCLLTFEEKLRAAELALSAGADFLKTSTGFSTGGATVDDIQLLRGAAGIRAGVKASGGIRSLADARAMLFAGATRIGASASVKIIGELSGNSPAAPTSNGY; this is translated from the coding sequence ATGTCGTCCGCCTCCCCCCTCGCTCAAGACCCCACCGGCTACAACGCCGCCGTCTTCGCCGAAAGCGCCCTTAGCTCCCCCGCCGCGCTCGCTGCGGTCCTCGACCACACCCTCCTCAAGCCCGACGCCACCCGCGACCAGGTACTGGCCCTCTGCGCCGAGGCCGCCGAGCACCGCTTCGCCTGCGCCATGGTCAATCCGACATGGGTGTCGACAGCGGTCCACGCCCTCGAAGGCACCGGCGTTCCCGTCGGCGTCGTCATCGGCTTCCCCCTCGGAGCCACCCTCTCCAGCTCCAAGCGCGACGAGGCCGTCCGCGTCCTCAAGCTGGGCGCGCACGACGTGGATATGGTCCTCAACATCGGCCTGCTCAAGTCCGGAGAAGTCGCGGACTACGAGGCCGTCAAGCAGGATATCCGCGGTGTCGTCGAGCTGGCCCACGCCCAGGGAGCCATCGTCAAGGTCATCCTCGAGACCTGCCTGCTGACCTTCGAGGAGAAGCTCCGCGCCGCCGAGCTGGCCCTCTCCGCCGGGGCCGACTTCCTCAAGACCTCCACCGGCTTCTCCACCGGCGGGGCCACCGTGGACGATATCCAGCTTCTTCGCGGAGCAGCCGGCATCCGCGCCGGGGTCAAGGCTTCGGGCGGCATCCGCTCGCTGGCCGACGCCCGCGCCATGCTCTTCGCCGGAGCCACCCGTATCGGGGCCAGCGCCAGCGTCAAGATCATCGGCGAGCTATCCGGCAACTCGCCCGCCGCTCCAACCTCCAACGGCTACTAA
- a CDS encoding dihydrodipicolinate synthase family protein, with translation MLLEGIHLPITTPFYPDGRLNLRKLEQNVERYSRTPVAGLLVLGTSGEGSSLTDAEAGSVLTAAIGAAASHKVMLANVGRNSVSATLELAAVAAEVEYDAVAVAAPALSLSRLETLTYFQAVADRSLLPVVMLSEAGRELTVEMIAELAGHPAILGVIDHAAVGDRLAAMVEATREVSREVTVTTVFAAATGRMLKPQTTGGSFVSAESLGGGTAVVAAPAAPALKTRTKRVGFQILGGSTAGMLDALTSGAVGAVPRFGACAPQACYEVFQAWKDDDLPLSAEKQERLRAVAAVMEGTEGIAAIKFGCDLNAYFGGLPRLPLLGPTGSERTRIEQLMAALHN, from the coding sequence ATGCTGCTTGAAGGAATCCATCTGCCTATCACCACGCCGTTCTATCCCGACGGCCGCCTGAATCTGCGCAAGCTCGAACAGAATGTGGAGCGTTACTCCCGGACGCCGGTCGCGGGACTGCTGGTGCTGGGTACGAGCGGCGAAGGTTCCAGCCTGACCGATGCGGAGGCGGGTAGTGTGCTTACGGCCGCTATTGGCGCGGCTGCCAGCCACAAGGTGATGCTGGCGAACGTGGGCCGCAATAGTGTATCGGCGACGCTCGAGCTGGCTGCTGTGGCGGCTGAGGTGGAGTACGATGCGGTCGCCGTCGCGGCTCCGGCGCTTTCATTGAGCCGACTCGAAACCCTCACTTACTTTCAGGCGGTTGCGGATCGCTCGCTGTTGCCGGTCGTGATGCTGAGCGAGGCAGGCAGGGAACTCACTGTCGAGATGATCGCCGAACTGGCTGGTCATCCCGCGATTCTCGGTGTCATCGACCATGCTGCCGTGGGGGATCGGCTGGCCGCGATGGTTGAGGCTACCCGTGAGGTCAGCCGCGAGGTTACGGTCACCACGGTATTTGCCGCCGCTACCGGGCGCATGTTGAAGCCGCAGACGACGGGCGGCAGCTTCGTCTCGGCTGAAAGCCTTGGCGGAGGGACGGCTGTGGTGGCTGCTCCAGCCGCTCCGGCGCTGAAGACCCGTACCAAGCGGGTTGGCTTCCAGATTCTCGGCGGCTCGACGGCGGGGATGCTGGATGCGCTTACGAGCGGAGCAGTGGGGGCTGTGCCGCGCTTCGGAGCCTGCGCTCCACAGGCTTGCTACGAGGTCTTTCAGGCGTGGAAGGACGACGATCTGCCGCTCTCGGCGGAGAAGCAGGAGCGACTCCGCGCCGTGGCTGCCGTGATGGAGGGGACGGAAGGTATTGCGGCGATCAAGTTTGGCTGCGATCTGAACGCCTACTTCGGCGGGTTGCCGCGCCTGCCGCTGCTTGGGCCGACGGGGAGTGAGCGGACGCGGATCGAGCAGCTTATGGCGGCTCTGCACAACTAG
- a CDS encoding tetratricopeptide repeat protein, protein MNRALRLSSALVLTSALILAPKPAFAVNKDMIQLQTQVQQLQDAVARLQQSNDERMGVLKDLVQQSADSVNRMGLSVDTLQKQLAAREGADGTKIDQVSGQIQSLNDSLDELKARMVRLEKIMQDVQSQQQSMNAPQPIGGGPAAAPASAPPAAIDAPAPDATRTPAPVVRALPPSAPTSDAPPVEDLYKAALGDYMSAKYALATSEFGDLIKAYPDNTLSGNAWYYLGEMEYRAGRYAVAAKNYDHVIEQFPDNNKVPAAHLHKSSALMQLKQNDAGIREMRTLIQRFPNSPEAMQARSRLNGMGVPIRPRA, encoded by the coding sequence ATGAATCGCGCACTTCGTCTCTCCTCAGCCCTCGTGCTTACCTCGGCCCTGATTCTGGCGCCGAAGCCGGCCTTCGCGGTCAACAAGGATATGATCCAGCTACAGACTCAGGTGCAGCAGCTACAGGATGCCGTGGCTCGCCTGCAACAGTCGAACGACGAGCGCATGGGCGTGCTGAAGGACCTGGTGCAGCAGTCCGCCGACTCGGTCAACCGCATGGGCCTCTCGGTAGACACGTTGCAGAAGCAACTGGCAGCCCGGGAGGGCGCGGACGGCACCAAGATCGACCAGGTCTCCGGACAGATCCAGTCGCTCAACGACTCGCTCGATGAGCTGAAGGCCCGGATGGTCCGGCTTGAGAAGATCATGCAGGATGTGCAGAGCCAGCAGCAGTCGATGAACGCCCCTCAGCCCATCGGCGGCGGCCCCGCTGCGGCTCCGGCTTCGGCACCTCCAGCGGCCATCGACGCTCCCGCGCCTGACGCCACGCGCACCCCTGCCCCCGTGGTCCGCGCGCTCCCCCCTTCGGCCCCCACCAGCGATGCGCCACCGGTAGAGGATCTCTACAAGGCTGCTCTGGGGGACTACATGTCGGCGAAGTACGCCCTCGCCACGTCGGAGTTCGGGGACCTCATCAAGGCCTACCCAGACAACACGCTGTCGGGAAACGCGTGGTACTACCTGGGCGAGATGGAGTATCGCGCGGGGCGGTACGCGGTCGCGGCAAAAAACTACGACCACGTCATTGAGCAGTTCCCCGATAACAACAAGGTTCCGGCGGCTCACCTGCACAAGAGCTCGGCGCTGATGCAGTTGAAGCAGAACGACGCGGGCATCCGGGAGATGCGGACGCTGATCCAGCGCTTCCCCAACTCGCCCGAGGCCATGCAGGCCCGTTCCCGCCTGAACGGCATGGGTGTCCCCATCCGCCCCCGAGCATGA
- a CDS encoding bifunctional nuclease family protein — MSAVIPESEIEVQIRGLMLDPVTNMPIVVLKDIAGDTVLPIWVGVFEANAIALELEKTTTPRPMTHDLLRNLARGLNATVTKVVVSDLREDTFFATIWMLQEEELVTLDARPSDAIAMALRWDCPIYVSRRVLERSRQSANETGTNVNADELRRWLENLNDEDTGRYKM; from the coding sequence ATGAGCGCGGTGATTCCAGAGTCCGAGATCGAGGTTCAGATTCGCGGGTTGATGCTGGACCCGGTGACGAATATGCCGATCGTCGTGCTGAAGGATATTGCGGGCGATACGGTGCTGCCGATCTGGGTCGGGGTCTTCGAGGCCAATGCGATTGCGCTGGAGTTGGAGAAGACGACGACGCCGCGGCCGATGACGCATGATCTGCTGCGGAACCTGGCGCGCGGGCTGAACGCGACGGTGACCAAGGTGGTGGTCTCGGACCTGCGGGAGGACACGTTCTTTGCGACGATCTGGATGCTGCAGGAAGAAGAGCTGGTGACGCTCGATGCGCGTCCCTCCGATGCGATTGCGATGGCGCTGCGTTGGGACTGCCCGATCTATGTGAGTCGGCGTGTGCTGGAGCGGTCGCGGCAGAGCGCCAATGAGACCGGCACGAACGTGAATGCAGATGAGCTGCGGCGGTGGCTGGAGAACTTAAATGATGAAGATACCGGTCGCTACAAGATGTGA
- a CDS encoding OmpA family protein produces the protein MNMTHPSLRKAFLLATTAAALTLATGCHKKASGIDPNSLGPAPAASAPAPTATLTADPSAIDLGGSVVLNWRTTNASAVTIEGIGPVNVNGTQTVSPSNSTNFHLIAKGDGGTTEANVRVTVRVPVAPVASTTAGAGDMGSDAAFHAAVQDVFFDYDSYDLRPDAQTNAAQASAYLVAHPNIKIIIGGYCDSRGSAEYNLALGENRANAAKTALVNAGVAPGRIRVVSYGKEKQFCTEENESCWQENRRAQFSLDR, from the coding sequence ATGAATATGACGCATCCCAGCCTTCGCAAGGCATTTCTTCTCGCCACCACAGCCGCTGCCCTAACGCTCGCGACCGGCTGCCACAAGAAGGCCAGCGGCATCGACCCGAACAGCCTGGGACCGGCTCCCGCAGCCTCCGCGCCCGCGCCGACCGCTACCCTGACCGCCGATCCCTCAGCCATCGACCTCGGCGGCTCCGTGGTGCTGAACTGGCGGACCACCAATGCCAGCGCCGTGACCATTGAGGGCATCGGCCCGGTGAACGTGAACGGCACCCAGACCGTCTCGCCGTCGAACTCGACCAACTTCCACCTGATCGCCAAGGGCGACGGCGGCACCACCGAGGCCAACGTCCGCGTGACCGTGCGGGTTCCCGTAGCGCCGGTGGCTTCGACCACTGCTGGAGCCGGTGACATGGGTTCGGATGCCGCCTTCCACGCCGCCGTGCAGGACGTCTTCTTCGACTACGACAGCTACGATCTGCGTCCGGATGCCCAGACCAACGCCGCCCAGGCCTCGGCCTACCTGGTGGCTCATCCGAACATCAAGATCATCATCGGCGGCTACTGCGACTCGCGCGGCTCGGCCGAGTACAACCTGGCCCTCGGCGAGAACCGCGCCAACGCGGCCAAGACCGCCCTGGTCAACGCAGGCGTGGCTCCGGGCCGCATCCGCGTGGTCAGCTACGGCAAAGAGAAGCAGTTCTGCACCGAAGAGAACGAGAGCTGCTGGCAGGAGAATCGTCGGGCTCAGTTCTCGCTCGACCGCTAA
- a CDS encoding SpoIIE family protein phosphatase has translation MATTLKPGKKQPPESAPELTPEHAYEGDYPPTEKKPALFHPHAADPHIRLEPLQLDFLFRLADALNTTLDLNTLMHRVADLVRAVIDFRIFAILLINDRTHELWMRFQTGHSPEVERTRVRLGRGIVGQAAVQRHSILVPDVTLVENYIPANPLVRSELAVPLIVKNKVIGVLDIESEEVGYFTVEHQRLLELTASRMAIAVENARLYTRVSRQAQTLTVLQEISRDITSILDPDDLLERIGSLMKRVIDFHMFTILLWNPRTEQYEHRFSTRYGERVTRQRTILPGEGIIGTAALERTPILSPDVRKDPRYRNENPETRSELAAPLLYKGNVIGVIDLEHTRVNYYNEDHQRTLTTLAAQVAISIANARLYQRLAEEEHRMERDLDMAREVQLRLLPSAPPRPAHAEIAASFQPARSIGGDLYDFLDYGPATSLDADSQSLANPILLPADAPAPMRTTLAIGDVSGKAAPAALYAALVSGILRSLTPQRLLPSALLKALNDALQERKLDSQYVTMLIALWNDADRTLRVANAGSVQPLHVTRGNSATDALEIRTICAEGFPLGLFPGATYDELTIQTQPGDLLVFFSDGIVDATNGHGEMFSSERLATLLAHHPTAHQSAQQAVDAILEAVHTFRAGTEHFDDETIVVLKVT, from the coding sequence ATGGCGACAACTCTAAAACCCGGCAAAAAGCAGCCGCCCGAGTCCGCACCGGAGCTGACACCGGAGCACGCCTACGAGGGCGACTACCCTCCTACGGAGAAGAAACCGGCCCTCTTCCACCCCCACGCCGCCGATCCCCACATCCGGCTCGAGCCTCTACAGCTCGACTTCCTCTTCCGCCTCGCCGACGCCCTCAACACCACGCTCGACCTCAACACCCTGATGCACCGCGTGGCCGACCTCGTCCGCGCCGTCATCGACTTCCGCATCTTCGCCATCCTGCTCATCAACGACCGCACCCACGAGCTATGGATGCGCTTCCAGACCGGCCACAGCCCTGAGGTCGAGCGCACCCGCGTCCGACTGGGCCGCGGCATCGTCGGCCAGGCCGCCGTCCAACGCCACTCCATCCTCGTCCCCGACGTCACCCTGGTCGAGAACTACATCCCGGCCAATCCCCTCGTCCGCTCCGAGCTGGCCGTCCCCCTCATCGTCAAGAACAAGGTCATCGGCGTGCTCGATATCGAGTCCGAGGAGGTCGGCTACTTCACCGTCGAGCACCAGCGCCTGCTGGAGCTGACCGCCTCCCGCATGGCCATCGCGGTTGAGAACGCCCGCCTCTACACCCGCGTCTCGCGCCAGGCCCAGACGCTGACGGTGCTACAGGAGATCTCCCGCGACATCACCAGCATCCTCGACCCCGACGACCTGCTCGAGCGCATCGGCTCGCTGATGAAGCGCGTCATCGACTTCCATATGTTCACCATCCTGCTCTGGAACCCGCGCACCGAGCAGTACGAGCACCGCTTCAGCACCCGTTACGGCGAGCGCGTCACCCGCCAGCGCACCATTCTGCCCGGCGAAGGCATCATCGGCACTGCCGCGCTCGAGCGCACGCCCATCCTCTCGCCCGACGTGCGCAAGGACCCGCGCTACCGCAACGAGAATCCCGAGACCCGCTCCGAGCTGGCCGCGCCGCTGCTCTACAAGGGCAACGTCATCGGCGTCATCGACCTTGAGCACACGCGCGTCAACTACTACAACGAGGACCACCAGCGCACCCTCACCACGCTGGCCGCGCAGGTTGCCATCTCCATCGCCAACGCGCGGCTCTACCAGCGGCTGGCCGAAGAAGAGCACCGCATGGAGCGCGACCTCGACATGGCCCGCGAGGTCCAGCTTCGTCTGCTCCCCAGCGCCCCGCCGCGCCCCGCCCACGCCGAGATCGCCGCCAGCTTCCAGCCCGCTCGCTCCATCGGCGGCGACCTCTACGACTTCCTCGACTACGGCCCCGCTACCAGCCTCGACGCCGACTCGCAGAGCCTGGCCAACCCCATTCTGCTTCCGGCTGATGCTCCGGCTCCCATGCGCACCACGCTAGCCATCGGCGACGTCTCCGGCAAAGCCGCACCCGCCGCTCTTTACGCCGCGCTGGTCAGCGGCATCCTGCGCTCACTGACGCCCCAGCGCCTGCTGCCCTCCGCCCTGCTCAAGGCACTGAACGACGCATTGCAGGAGCGCAAGCTCGACTCCCAGTACGTCACCATGCTCATCGCGCTGTGGAACGACGCCGACCGCACCCTCCGCGTAGCCAACGCCGGATCGGTGCAACCGCTCCACGTCACCCGCGGCAACTCCGCCACAGACGCGCTCGAGATCCGCACCATCTGCGCCGAGGGATTTCCGCTGGGACTCTTCCCTGGAGCTACCTACGACGAGCTGACGATCCAGACCCAGCCCGGCGACCTGCTGGTCTTCTTCTCGGACGGCATCGTCGACGCCACCAACGGCCACGGCGAGATGTTCTCGAGCGAGCGCTTGGCCACGCTGCTGGCGCACCACCCCACCGCACACCAGAGTGCCCAGCAGGCCGTCGACGCCATATTGGAAGCAGTCCACACTTTCCGCGCAGGCACCGAGCACTTCGACGACGAGACCATCGTGGTCCTCAAGGTCACCTAG
- a CDS encoding amidohydrolase family protein: MRFNRRAFVGSMVSVAAMRLLRAQTPSHERSPEWGSPVIDCHFHPRPTLAANLAHLNGSGCQAAYLLTRLQSADDARRFMAQEPARFHGYSVSTDVSAPDAVKLLTAAVQAGAHGFGEVKYHVEADGPEMRRLYAAAAELGVPITIHFQEVPHTPTEGLFNTGFKRFDKILKAYPKTTFVGHCDAFWANVSADYRNEEAYPRKPIVRGGITDRWLSDYPNLFADLSANSGNNALTRDPSFTAGFLSRHRTKLFFGSDCSCADGHGAGISQAGNPAAARLAGKCVARETLTTLKANTTPELFRTLVWENGHRVYQLMRG; encoded by the coding sequence ATGCGATTCAATCGAAGGGCGTTCGTTGGCTCGATGGTCTCGGTGGCGGCCATGCGGCTGCTGCGGGCTCAAACACCCAGCCATGAACGGAGCCCGGAGTGGGGTTCGCCGGTCATCGACTGCCACTTCCACCCCCGTCCCACCCTCGCGGCGAACCTCGCCCATCTGAACGGCTCCGGCTGCCAGGCCGCCTATCTGCTCACGCGGCTCCAGAGCGCGGACGACGCCCGCCGTTTCATGGCGCAGGAGCCTGCGCGCTTCCACGGCTACTCTGTCAGCACCGACGTCAGCGCTCCCGATGCCGTCAAGCTGCTCACCGCCGCCGTCCAGGCTGGAGCCCACGGTTTTGGAGAGGTGAAGTACCACGTCGAGGCCGACGGCCCCGAGATGCGCCGCCTCTACGCCGCCGCGGCCGAGCTTGGCGTCCCCATCACCATCCACTTCCAGGAGGTCCCCCATACCCCTACCGAGGGCCTCTTCAACACCGGCTTCAAGCGCTTCGACAAGATCTTGAAGGCTTATCCCAAGACCACCTTTGTGGGCCACTGCGACGCTTTCTGGGCCAATGTCAGCGCCGACTACCGCAACGAGGAGGCATATCCGCGCAAGCCCATCGTCCGTGGCGGCATCACCGATCGCTGGCTCTCCGACTACCCCAACCTCTTCGCCGACCTCTCCGCCAACTCCGGCAACAATGCCCTCACGCGTGATCCATCCTTTACCGCCGGGTTCCTCTCTCGGCATCGCACCAAGCTCTTCTTCGGCAGCGACTGCTCCTGTGCGGACGGCCACGGAGCCGGTATCTCCCAGGCTGGGAATCCGGCTGCTGCCCGGCTTGCGGGTAAGTGCGTCGCCCGCGAGACGCTCACTACTCTGAAGGCCAATACAACGCCGGAGCTATTCCGCACGCTCGTTTGGGAGAACGGGCACCGCGTTTATCAACTTATGCGCGGCTGA